The genomic window CTGGTGTTACATCTCTAAGTGCTGGCCCTGTTCCACCTGTAGTCACAATTAGGCTACAACCTTTCATTGCCATCTTGATCATACGATCTTCTAATTGATCTTGCTCGTCTGGAACTACTTTATAGACTTCTTCCCAAGGACAAGTCAACCACAGGTTCATCAGTCTTCTGACTTCTTTTCCTGGAAGGTCTTCATATTCTCCTCTGCTTGCTCTGTCTGATACATTGATAATGCCAATTTTAAGTTCTTTGTTGCTCATGGTTTGTTTGGATGTGATTTTTTGGTGGTTCAAATTAATCTTGTTTTGGGGGATTGTGCAAGTTTTTTTTACCATTTATTTGTAGGGGAAGAATGCGATTGGCCCTTACTGGGAATTGCACATAAAAAAACATCATCAAAAAATTAGATTATTTGATGATGTTCCATGTTTTTAATGTTTGCTAAATTAAGAAAGCTTCTCCTTTCTCAACACCTTTAGCTAAGTCTAAAATAGTAGTCTCTATCAGCATTTTATTGAGATCAGCTTTGATCCCTTTAAAATGATTGTGTAGTGGACAGGGTTTTTCGTCCGAACAATGTTCGAAACCCAAACCACAGCTAGTCATTAAATCGTCGCCGTCTATTGTTTCTACGATTTTATATAAGGTCACATTTAACTGATCTTCCAACATATAAAATCCACCTTTTGGTCCTTTCGCAGATTCAATTAACCCAACTTTTTTAATTTGCTGTAAGATTTTTGCGATAAATGGCTCTGGTACTTTAGTGTGCTCAGCAATTTCTTTGCTTCCTACTCTTTTACCCTCCTCGGTTTTTTGTGTAATATAAACCAAGGCACGAATGCCATATGTACATGCTTTTGATAACATCGGGTAATGGAAATTTATTTACGATATACAAATTTAACGGGTTTTATTACCAAAAAAGGTAACGAATTTCACCCAATAAAGATGATTGAATAAAGTTAACAACTCTAACTCAAATATAATAGAATACCTATTTGTCTTTTATTAAAAACAGATTAAATTTACGTTAACAAACAGAATTAAGTTCATTATCAGATATTTCTCTGCTACTCCTCTTCAACTCTTAAAGAGTTTGATAGAGTTTAGGTTGTATATCAAAGCCTGTGAGATACAGGCTTTGGTTCTAAATTTTAAAAATTGATAAGTAAAAAATTATATAATTTCTCTAAGAAGTGGCACAAGTACGTCGGCATTAGTATCTCTTTGATTCTAATTTGGATGAGTATTTCTGGTATCCTCCTCAATCATATCGATTTATGTGCTCCCTTTAATGTTTCCAACACTTTTCTCCCCAACGATTACCTTCCTGAACATTGGAACAGAGGGATGATTCGTGATGCCGAATTTATCGGTGTAGACACTGTTATTATGGGTGGAAATGCAGGGATTTGGTTGAGTTCTGATAAGGGTAAATCGTTTGATAAATTACCCATTGATTCTTCCTCTTATTACAGTAAGGTCAATGATCTATTTTTGGATTCGACATCAAATAGTCTATTGGTAGGTGCCTATGGCGGTTTGTATCAGGTGGATGTTCCTACTCAGAAAGTCAAACTGATTCCACTCCCATCAACTTATAGAGAAAAGGTGGTAAAAGTCCTTCCTCACAAAGACAACTTGATCGTCGTCACAGAAAATCATGTCTATAAAGGGAATCGTTCTACTTTAGATCACTTCTCTAATTTGAACATCAGTAAAGAGCAAATGAGCACCTATAATTTGATCTCCTATACTTTTGCATTGCATAGCGGTTGGCTTTGGGGAATGCCCGGTCGAATTGTTTACGACTTGGTCTCGGTCATATTGATCTTTTTGTGTGTCACTGCCTTATACATCACCTTTAGAAAGAAAAAGAAACCGACCGATAAAGCAAAGAAAAAGAAGGTCAATAAAACCATGGGATGGATGATTAAAAACCACACCAATATCGGTTTGTATGTTTGTCTATTCTTATTGATTATAGGTGGAACGGGCTTCTTTATGCGACCTCCAGCTTTGGTGGCATTGGTCGATGGTCATGTTCCTTTAAAATATGTCCCAAATGCTTTAACTGAGAATCAATGGTACCATAGTATTAGAAATGCTACGATCAATACAGATACAGAAGAACTCATTTTAGACACTAAAGAAGGTATTTATAAAGGTGATTTAAAAACTGATGCTGTATTTTCATTACAAAATTGGGACGTCAATATCTTTGTGATGGGCGCCACAGTATTTGATTATAAAGGAGATGGGCACTTTTTAATCGGTTCTTTTTACGGACTATTTGATTATAAAGAGGGCAATCCTTACTCCTATGATGTTGTTTATAATCAGTCGGTACCAAAATATGAAGGAATGGAACGCCCTGCCGATTACATGATCATGGGTTACTTCCAATCACCCGAAGGAGTACATTTTATTTCTACCTTCCAGCATGGCTTAATGTCCATGTTCAATGCGCCAGAAGATGCTTACTATCCTATGCCCAAAGCACTAAAAGAAAATTACGAATTTCCGCTTTGGAATTACATGTTCGAACTGCATAACGGAAGACTATTTACCTTCATCACGGGTAAGTACGGCATCTTATTTATACCACTTATCGCTTTGTTTTTCCTATTCATTACGATTAGTGGAGTACATGAATATATATACAGAAAACGCAAGAAGATTTTCAAATTTTTAACAAAACCAAACAAATCCAACTCCCTTTAATCTGAAGCGTTTTATATAATATATTCATCAAAAAAACTTATATTATGAAAGATTTATTCGAGTTGCTAAAAGGATTTGTGGCTATCGCCCTAGGTGTTGTATTAGTATTTGGTACAGTATTTTTAGTATTACCAAAAGATCATAATTTAAGAGCAGATGTGCCACAAACACATGTATACATCGGACAAGATGTACAATAGTTATAAAAATTAAGAAACTTATATATATATAATCCCGATCGTACGAATACGATCGGGATTTTTTTTATTTGAAATTGCTTTCTATATTCAAACTACCATAAACACACACTACACACATGCATAAACTTTGGACACCTACTAACACTAAGATTGAAAAGACACAGATGTATCAGTTTTTTCAAGAATTTTTAGGGGATCAAGAATACGATTATGAGCTTTTTCATCAGAAAAGCGTAGAAAACAATGAGGCCTTTTGGTCACTTATTTGGGATAAATATCACGTAAAAGGGGAAAAAGGGAACCCTCCCTTTATTGTTCCAGGAAAACATATTTCGGAGACACAATGGTTTCCAGAAGCCACTTTAAATTTTGCTGAAAACCTCCTTTCAAGAAAGGACGATAAAGTGGCTTTGGTAGGGCGTTATGAAAACGGCGACCGAAAAAGCATCACTAATAAAGAGTTATATAAATCGGTAGCTCGATTAGCTTATCAAATGCGATTGGATGGGGTGGAAAAAGGCGATCGAATTGCTGGGTTTGTCCCCAATTGCATTGAAGCTATTGTTGCGATGTTGGCCACGACAAGTATTGGAGCTATTTGGACATCTTGCTCACCTGATTTTGGTTATCAAGGTGTTTTGGATCGTTTCGGACAGGTGGCTCCAAAGATGATATTTACTGCCAATGCTTATTCTTATAATGGGAAAAAACATGGCTGCTTGGAAAAGGTTCATCAGCTTGCTGAACAAATAAGCAGTATCGAAAAGATCATTGTTTTTGAGTATTTAGATTACAATGTTTCCTTAGAAGATATTGTTCAAGCAGTGCGATGGAACGATTACACTGATAATAATGCAAAGGAAATCGATTTTGAACAGGTCGAATTTAATCACCCACTATATATTATGTATAGTAGTGGTACAACAGGTCAACCGAAGTGTATCGTTCATAGAACGGGCGGCGTGCTTTTGGAACATATTAAGGAACTTCGATTGCATGTTGATCTTTCGGAAGAAGATGTCTTCTTTTATTATTCCACTTGCGGATGGATGATGTGGAATTGGTTAGTCAGCGGCCTAGTATCAGGTTGTACTTTGATATTGGCAGATGGCAGTCCGTTTTATCCATCACCCAACTATTTGATAGATCTAATAGATGAGGAAAACATCAGTATTTTCGGGGTGAGTGCTAAGTACATTAGTGCTTTAGAAAAAGCAGATATTCATCCTATGAAAACCCATCGTTTAGAAAAACTTCGATCAATTCATTCTACAGGATCTCCACTTTCTGTAGAGAGTTTTCATTATGTCTACAATTCCTTTAAAAAAGATGTGGTGCTCAGTTCCATTTCTGGAGGAACAGATCTGATTGGTTGTTTCGCTTCCGGTAATCCCACGGTTGGTGTTTATGCCGGCGAATTACAATGCAAGGGTTTGGCACTTGACTTAGATGTTTTAGACGATAATGGGCAATCGGTTCGTCAAGAAAAAGGAGAATTGGTGTGTAAAAACCCTTTCCCTACCATGCCTCTCTATTTTTGGAATGATGAAGGAAACAAGCGTTACCACAATGCTTACTATTCACGTTTCGATAACATTTGGGCACAAGGCGATTTTGCAGAAATCACCTCTAATAATGGAATGATAATTTATGGTCGATCGGATGCGGTGCTCAATCCTGGAGGGGTACGCATTGGAACAGCAGAAATTTACCGACAAGCCATGAAAGTGGAAAGCGTAAAGGAATGTATTGCGGTCGGACAAGACTGGAAAGACGACTGCAGAGTGGTTCTTTTTGTGGTGATGAAAGACGGTTTTGAATTAAACCATAATATTCAAGATGAGATCAGAAATATCATCAGAAAAAATGCAACACCTCGACATGTACCTTCAAAAGTTATTGAAGTTACTGATATTCCTAAGACAAGAAGTGGCAAGATTGTGGAGTTAGCGGTGAGGAATGTGATACATGGTCGAGCAGTGAAAAATACTGATGCTTTACAGAATCCTGAGGCGTTGGAGTTGTATAAAGATCTTAAAGAATTACAAAAGTAATTTACTCGTATCAAAAGCCCAGAAAATGAATTTCTGGGCTTTTGATACAGAGTTTATTCTTCTCTAAATACTTGTGTTGTTTATTGGCAATTTTTAATGTGTATTTTTTTTACTCTTCCACCTCGACCAACCCAAAAAACTTCCCAATCTCTAAAGTGCTATTGTACCCCGTCTGAAGATAATATTTATAACTCTCATTATTGGGAAGATGATCCATTGGTAATCCGTGGTCTAATCCATCCATAATTACTTTTTGAATTAGAAGATTTTCTGATTGATATTTTGATACTTGAACAGTGTATTGATCATTTATTTTCTTAGAGGAGGAATGTAGTTCCATCCTCATAGGGTCTAATTGATAAAAATGAAAAAACTGTAGAAGTAGTTGCTCTGCGTTGCTTACATTCACCACCTTATCCCTATTTCCATGGATAATCATCATATCGGGCTTTTGGGTAGAGGTAAGTACATCTTGTGTCCAATTGATGGTACTCTTTTGCATTAATTCTAAAGCTTTCGCCATGCCAACACCATCAGTAAATGGAATTCCAGCAATGATACAGCCTGCATCAAACAATTCTGGATAGTTATGTATCATGGCATTCGCCATCACTCCACCTGCAGACAAACCATTGATATACACTTTTGAAGTGGGATAGTTCTTTTTGATGAAATCAACCATTTCTGTAATAGATTGTACTTCTCCACTTCCTTTTGTCACGTCTTCTTTGTTGTACCAATTGAAACATCCGTATTGTTGATTTTCCAGTTTTTGTTGAGGATAGATGACTCTAAATTTTGATTGATTGGCCAATACATTCCAACCACTATATTTTGCATATTCCTTGGCATTTTGACCACAACCATGCAATACAACCAACAAGGGTAACTCTTCATTATCACTACCATTAGGTTGATAAAAATACATATCAAGTTCTCCTTGATTCGTACCAAAATCTTCTATTTTCTGCATTTGTTGTGCTTCTATCGTATTGATGATTATCATTAGTAGAAAGGATAAAAATAGATATTTCATTTTAAGAAAGTTTTAAAGTGGATTCTTCTTTCACCATTATTTCTGCCTCTTTTTTAAGCGATACCCGATCAATCTTACCCGTCTGACCTACCGGAAATTGGGAAACCATCTGATAATGTTTTGGGTGTTTAAACTTTGCTAAATGTCCCAAACAGTGGGATTGAAGTTGGTCTTTCGATAACTCATCACCTTTTTGTTGAATCACAAAAGCAAAACCTACTTCCCCCCACTTCTCGTCTGGGACATAAGTAACAATAACATCTTTTACACCATCGCACAACATCAACACTTTTTCAACTTCAGAAGGATAGACGTTTTCGCCTCCCGAAATGAACATATGCTTCTTTCGGTCGACGACATAGTAAAATCCTTCTGCATCTCGGGTCAAGACATCACCAGTTTTAAACCAACCATTAATAAATGCTTTTTGAGTGGCTTCGGGATTATTCCAATAGCCCGGAGTAACTAAATCGCCTTTACAAACGAGTTCTCCTTTTTCGCCATCATTCACCTCCTCTCCATCATCATCAATAAGTTTAATTTGAGTATAAAAATTAGGCGTGCCAATCGAACCAATTTTTCGGATGGCATCATCATGATGTAAGGAGAATATATTTGGGCCAACTTCAGTCATTCCAAACCCTTGTCGGATATCAATTCCTTTTTCTTTCCAAAGATCAATAATACTTAAAGGCAAAGCTTCCCCTCCTGTAATAATGAATTGTAGTTTAGGAAAAACGGCTCGATTAAATCGTTTATGATCACACATCAACTTTAACATAGTAGGCACCAAGAACAATTGAGTGATTTGGTCGTATTGCAATAAATCAAAGACCAAATCGATATCAAAATGAGAAAGGATTGTGGCAGATCCTCCATGAAAAAACATAGGAGTTAGCATCACATTCCAACCTCCCGTATGAAAAGGAGGAACACAAACCAATGTATGATCTTGATCTGTTATGCCCAAACGAAGCCCGGTATTCACCGCATTCCAAAACATCATTTTATGAGTATACAAAGCCCCTTTTGGAAAACCTGTAGTACCAGAAGTGTATAAAATAAAGAGTGGATCATCTTCATCAATAACAAACTCTTCGAACAATGAAGTGGTAAGCACAGAGGACTTTTTAATAAACAGATCTTCTAATAAGGAGGTCATCATCAAATAGTCTACTGAAGGTAATTCTGACTTTTGAGGCACCTTTTCAATCCACTGATCTTGCACAAAAAGAAGCTTAGGAGAAGCATCATTTATAATGTATTTCAACTCACTTTTTGATAATCTATAATTGATTGGAACAAGTATAAATCCTACTTTCTGAGAGGCGGCTAACAAATAAATATATTCAATACAAAATTCAGCAATCACTCCTATTCGGTCTCCCTTTCTTAGTCCAGCTTCATAAAGGTTCAATGCCAACTGTTCACCCTTCTGGTTAATCGTCGCATACCCTTCCGTTCTTTTCTGATGAACACTATAAATTGCCTTCTTATCTCCTAAATAATCCGCCCATTTTCCGATCCAATCCTTACTCATAATGTTGTTCTTTTAAAGTTGATAAGCAATACTTCCAAAGGTCAGTCCTCCACCGGATCCGATAAGAAAAACCAAATCCCCTTTTTTCACTTTCTT from Flammeovirga yaeyamensis includes these protein-coding regions:
- a CDS encoding RrF2 family transcriptional regulator, giving the protein MLSKACTYGIRALVYITQKTEEGKRVGSKEIAEHTKVPEPFIAKILQQIKKVGLIESAKGPKGGFYMLEDQLNVTLYKIVETIDGDDLMTSCGLGFEHCSDEKPCPLHNHFKGIKADLNKMLIETTILDLAKGVEKGEAFLI
- a CDS encoding PepSY-associated TM helix domain-containing protein, with translation MISKKLYNFSKKWHKYVGISISLILIWMSISGILLNHIDLCAPFNVSNTFLPNDYLPEHWNRGMIRDAEFIGVDTVIMGGNAGIWLSSDKGKSFDKLPIDSSSYYSKVNDLFLDSTSNSLLVGAYGGLYQVDVPTQKVKLIPLPSTYREKVVKVLPHKDNLIVVTENHVYKGNRSTLDHFSNLNISKEQMSTYNLISYTFALHSGWLWGMPGRIVYDLVSVILIFLCVTALYITFRKKKKPTDKAKKKKVNKTMGWMIKNHTNIGLYVCLFLLIIGGTGFFMRPPALVALVDGHVPLKYVPNALTENQWYHSIRNATINTDTEELILDTKEGIYKGDLKTDAVFSLQNWDVNIFVMGATVFDYKGDGHFLIGSFYGLFDYKEGNPYSYDVVYNQSVPKYEGMERPADYMIMGYFQSPEGVHFISTFQHGLMSMFNAPEDAYYPMPKALKENYEFPLWNYMFELHNGRLFTFITGKYGILFIPLIALFFLFITISGVHEYIYRKRKKIFKFLTKPNKSNSL
- a CDS encoding acetoacetate--CoA ligase; this encodes MHKLWTPTNTKIEKTQMYQFFQEFLGDQEYDYELFHQKSVENNEAFWSLIWDKYHVKGEKGNPPFIVPGKHISETQWFPEATLNFAENLLSRKDDKVALVGRYENGDRKSITNKELYKSVARLAYQMRLDGVEKGDRIAGFVPNCIEAIVAMLATTSIGAIWTSCSPDFGYQGVLDRFGQVAPKMIFTANAYSYNGKKHGCLEKVHQLAEQISSIEKIIVFEYLDYNVSLEDIVQAVRWNDYTDNNAKEIDFEQVEFNHPLYIMYSSGTTGQPKCIVHRTGGVLLEHIKELRLHVDLSEEDVFFYYSTCGWMMWNWLVSGLVSGCTLILADGSPFYPSPNYLIDLIDEENISIFGVSAKYISALEKADIHPMKTHRLEKLRSIHSTGSPLSVESFHYVYNSFKKDVVLSSISGGTDLIGCFASGNPTVGVYAGELQCKGLALDLDVLDDNGQSVRQEKGELVCKNPFPTMPLYFWNDEGNKRYHNAYYSRFDNIWAQGDFAEITSNNGMIIYGRSDAVLNPGGVRIGTAEIYRQAMKVESVKECIAVGQDWKDDCRVVLFVVMKDGFELNHNIQDEIRNIIRKNATPRHVPSKVIEVTDIPKTRSGKIVELAVRNVIHGRAVKNTDALQNPEALELYKDLKELQK
- a CDS encoding extracellular catalytic domain type 1 short-chain-length polyhydroxyalkanoate depolymerase; amino-acid sequence: MKYLFLSFLLMIIINTIEAQQMQKIEDFGTNQGELDMYFYQPNGSDNEELPLLVVLHGCGQNAKEYAKYSGWNVLANQSKFRVIYPQQKLENQQYGCFNWYNKEDVTKGSGEVQSITEMVDFIKKNYPTSKVYINGLSAGGVMANAMIHNYPELFDAGCIIAGIPFTDGVGMAKALELMQKSTINWTQDVLTSTQKPDMMIIHGNRDKVVNVSNAEQLLLQFFHFYQLDPMRMELHSSSKKINDQYTVQVSKYQSENLLIQKVIMDGLDHGLPMDHLPNNESYKYYLQTGYNSTLEIGKFFGLVEVEE
- a CDS encoding class I adenylate-forming enzyme family protein, producing the protein MSKDWIGKWADYLGDKKAIYSVHQKRTEGYATINQKGEQLALNLYEAGLRKGDRIGVIAEFCIEYIYLLAASQKVGFILVPINYRLSKSELKYIINDASPKLLFVQDQWIEKVPQKSELPSVDYLMMTSLLEDLFIKKSSVLTTSLFEEFVIDEDDPLFILYTSGTTGFPKGALYTHKMMFWNAVNTGLRLGITDQDHTLVCVPPFHTGGWNVMLTPMFFHGGSATILSHFDIDLVFDLLQYDQITQLFLVPTMLKLMCDHKRFNRAVFPKLQFIITGGEALPLSIIDLWKEKGIDIRQGFGMTEVGPNIFSLHHDDAIRKIGSIGTPNFYTQIKLIDDDGEEVNDGEKGELVCKGDLVTPGYWNNPEATQKAFINGWFKTGDVLTRDAEGFYYVVDRKKHMFISGGENVYPSEVEKVLMLCDGVKDVIVTYVPDEKWGEVGFAFVIQQKGDELSKDQLQSHCLGHLAKFKHPKHYQMVSQFPVGQTGKIDRVSLKKEAEIMVKEESTLKLS